In Zingiber officinale cultivar Zhangliang chromosome 6A, Zo_v1.1, whole genome shotgun sequence, a single genomic region encodes these proteins:
- the LOC121998800 gene encoding zinc transporter 2-like yields MAQSRHLLALLLLLSLSTSILAHGGGSDDADADADEPGAGHPDLRSKSLILTKIWCLIAIFFATFFGGVSPYFLKWNEAFLALGTQFAGGVFLATAMIHFLSDSNETFGDLTHVDYPFAFMLACAGYALTLLADVAISFVVARGQTVRDVENQQGIGLQQSKQSSVDEVSQVRQENGHGAGNHSVPSLLRDASSLGDSILLIVALCFHSVFEGIAIGVAETKGDAWRALWTISLHKVFAAIAMGIALLRMLPSRPLISCAVYSFAFAISSPIGIAIGIIIDATTQGRVADWIYAISMGFACGVFVYVAINHLFAKGYRPRSPVAVDTPFVRWLAVVLGIGVIAVVMIWD; encoded by the exons ATGGCTCAATCTCGACATCTCCtcgcccttctcctcctcctctccctctccaccTCCATCCTCGCCCACGGCGGCGGCAGCGACGACGCCGATGCCGACGCGGACGAACCTGGCGCCGGCCATCCCGACCTCCGCTCCAAGTCGCTCATACTCACCAAGATCTGGTGTCTCATCGCCATCTTCTTTGCGACCTTCTTCGGAGGTGTGTCCCCTTACTTCCTCAAGTGGAACGAGGCCTTCTTGGCCCTGGGAACCCAGTTCGCCGGCGGCGTCTTTTTAGCCACCGCCATGATTCATTTCCTCAGCGACTCGAACGAAACTTTTGGGGATCTGACGCACGTTGACTACCCCTTCGCCTTCATGCTCGCCTGCGCCGGCTACGCCTTGACCTTGCTCGCTGATGTCGCCATATCTTTCGTAGTGGCGAGAGGGCAGACCGTGCGAGATGTGGAGAACCAGCAAG GAATTGGTCTTCAGCAGAGTAAGCAAAGCAGCGTGGACGAAGTCTCACAGGTTCGACAAGAG AATGGGCATGGAGCTGGAAATCACTCTGTTCCATCTCTGCTTAGGGATGCAAGTTCACTTGGAGATAGTATACTGTTGATTGTGGCTTTGTGCTTCCACTCTGTTTTTGAAGGAATAGCAATTGGAGTTGCAG AGACCAAAGGTGACGCATGGCGAGCGCTGTGGACGATCAGCCTGCACAAGGTGTTCGCGGCCATCGCGATGGGCATCGCACTGCTGCGGATGCTGCCCAGCCGCCCCCTTATCTCTTGCGCAGTCTACTCCTTCGCCTTCGCCATCTCCAGCCCCATCGGCATCGCCATTGGCATCATCATCGACGCCACTACGCAGGGCCGCGTCGCAGACTGGATCTACGCCATCTCCATGGGCTTCGCCTGCGGCGTCTTTGTCTACGTCGCCATCAACCACTTGTTCGCCAAGGGGTACAGACCACGCTCGCCGGTGGCAGTGGACACGCCCTTCGTGCGGTGGCTCGCAGTGGTGCTGGGAATTGGAGTCATCGCGGTCGTCATGATATGGGATTAA